A region of Hyla sarda isolate aHylSar1 unplaced genomic scaffold, aHylSar1.hap1 scaffold_1227, whole genome shotgun sequence DNA encodes the following proteins:
- the LOC130303381 gene encoding uncharacterized protein LOC130303381, which produces MASASDGDPGMVPSYAKLKNSVRISYLEDQRKNRDLKYIVEQVLLGVFGLRKHEILSIQDYPKRGVYDVTFTEGGIYKDFVIQMKKVSGDARLSGIRIVEHFPDELMLLVIKMYSPYVKEDEIVVFLRNFCKKIINRGKVMNECGIWSSKWKFLVEFKEDLLLPGRKVMPPARFKLGNVNGDVFFPGMPNFCRACRRYGHDKNVCESTCTNCGSTEHSSRECTKEKKCSLCYRVDHLYASCPHRNKEKQQRSQPDPRHMNREDSKPEENPTDQHGESATSDEDGYEKPSSMKVRRKEKKAWQTGAPLSQQRGSNLDEAVSKPQSAPLRKPENVGAKRRKTGTGREEAFVEEEGGVGMPSGVPAPSPSETGNSSMVPDTVEVVVPDQLPGVAPTGHPGEEMDTGQGDGDGTTPVPAKRNPLLSPLPEDLQEEFSSYRNVASLTKHHTRNMKKTGSMAPQCGQGPTHLNLEELLYFLRSIPEKEILDTINSFNLDVFNTKILPQSWKMVNFNKCEILKVGKLDTRDIKVPVVEKVKILEGLILELHPQLPSVPGFPTP; this is translated from the exons ATGGCGTCAGCCAGTGACGGAGATCCAGGCATGGTACCATCTTATGCCAAGCTCAAGAACTCAGTACGTATATCGTACTTGGAGGACCAGAGAAAGAACCGGGACCTGAAGTACATCGTGGAGCAAGTTCTGCTGGGCGTCTTTGGATTAAGGAAGCATGAGATATTATCCATCCAAGATTATCCGAAAAGAGGAGTATACGATGTTACTtttacggaaggaggtatttacaAGGACTTTGTTATACAGATGAAGAAGGTAAGCGGAGATGCCCGCTTGAGTGGAATAAGAATTGTTGAGCACTTTCCCGATGAACTTATGCTTTTAGTtataaaaatgtactctccatacGTTAAAGAAGatgaaattgttgtgtttttaaggaatttttgtaaaaaaattataaatagagGGAAAGTGATGAATGAGTGTGGAATATGGTCCTCTAAGTGGAAGTTTCTGGTTGAGTTCAAAGAAGATCTATTACTCCCAGGACGAAAGGTTATGCCTCCAGCTCGGTTCAAGTTAGGAAATGTAAATGGTGACGTGTTTTTCCCAGGAATGCCCAATTTCTGCAGAGCTTGTAGAAGATATGGACATGATAAAAACGTATGTGAGAGTACATGTACAAATTGTGGCAGCACTGAGCACTCCTCCAGAGAatgcacaaaagaaaagaaatgcagTTTATGTTACAGAGTTGACCATTTGTATGCTTCTTGTCCTCACAGAAACAAAGAGAAACAACAGAGAAGCCAGCCAGACCCCCGTCATATGAACAGAGAAGACAGCAAACCAGAAGAAAACCCAACTGATCAACATGGTGAGTCTGCTACCTCTGATGAAGATGGATATGAGAAACCCTCCAGCATGAAGGTAAGAAGAAAGGAGAAGAAAGCATGGCAGACAGGAGCTCCTCTCTCGCAGCAGAGGGGTAGTAACCTGGATGAAGCTGTCAGCAAGCCTCAGAGtgcccccctgaggaagccagaaAATGTTGGGGCTAAGAGAAGAAAGACCGGAACAGGAAGAGAAGAGGCGTTTGTggaagaagaggggggggtagGGATGCCATCAGGTGTTCCAGCCCCCTCCCCAAGTGAAACAGGCAACTCGTCCATGGTTCCCGACACGGTGGAAGTCGTTGTGCCCGACCAGCTGCCCGGGGTGGCTCCGACAGGTCATCCCGGGGAGGAGATGGACACTGGGCAAGGTGACGGAGACGGGACAACCCCTGTTCCGGCGAAGAGGAATCCTCTCCTTAGTCCCCTACCGGAGGATCTTCAGGAGGAG TTTTCTTCTtacaggaatgtggcatcccTCACCAAGCATCATACAAGAAATATGAAGAAGACTGGAAGCATGGCCCCTCAGTGTGGTCAGGGTCCAACGCATCTAAATCTGGAGGAGTTGCTATACTTTTTAAGG TCTATCCCAGAGAAGGAAATATTGGATACCATAAACAGTTTTAATTTGG ATGTTTTTAATACCAAGATTTTACCACAGTCATGGAAAATGG TGAATTTTAACAAGTGCGAGATTTTAAAAGTCGGCAAGCTGGATACAAGAGACATAAAGGTACCGGTagtagaaaaagtaaaaattttag AAGGACTTATCCTGGAGCTGCATCCACAGTTGCCTTCCGTGCCGGGCTTTCCAACACCGTAG